In a single window of the Heliangelus exortis chromosome 1, bHelExo1.hap1, whole genome shotgun sequence genome:
- the TDG gene encoding G/T mismatch-specific thymine DNA glycosylase isoform X3 → MMTAAPNMEIMAEQPTLEGIAEPNIAQEPPKEAKRGGRKRKAKATEPKQPKKTAAKKEKSAKSKGKQEKITDTFKVKRKVDRFNGVSEAELLTKTLPDILTFDLDIVIIGINPGLMAAYKGHHYPGPGNHFWKCLFMSGLSNEQLNHMDDHTLPHKYGIGFTNMVERTTPGSKDLSSKEFREGGRILMQKLQKYKPRIAAFNGKCIYEIFSKEVFGIKVKNLEFGLQPHKVPDTETLCYVMPSSSARCAQFPRAQDKVHYYIKLKDLRDQLKGIAPNTEVQEVQYTFDLQLAQEDAKKMAVKEEKYDPGYEAAYGGAYCDRAPYESEQCNFSSNGTAASNPQFCEGLPFGEVPNGQWMAHSFADQIPEFSAGGTQEEEGSSA, encoded by the exons ATGATGACTGCAGCGCCTAACATGGAAATCATGGCTGAGCAGCCGACTCTAGAGGGCATTGCAGAGCCAAACATTGCTCAGGAGCCTCCTAAAG aagctaaaagaggaggaaggaaaagaaaagccaaagcaaCTGAGCCAAAGCAACCCAAAAAGACTGctgctaaaaaagaaaagtcagcCAAATCCAAaggcaaacaagaaaaaatcaCAGATACTTTTAAAGTCAAAAGAAAAGTGGACCGTTTTAATGGTGTATCTGAAGCTGAGCTTCTGACCAAGACTTTACCTGATATTTTGACCTTTGATCTGGACATTGTAATA ATTGGTATAAACCCTGGCTTGATGGCAGCTTACAAAGGACATCATTACCCTGGACCTGGAAAccattttt GGAAGTGTCTGTTCATGTCTGGCCTAAGTAATGAACAGCTGAACCATATGGATGACCACACCTTGCCGCATAAATATGGGATCGGATTTACAAACATGGTTGAAAGGACAACACCTGGAAGCAAGGACCTCTCCAG CAAGGAGTTTCGGGAAGGAGGGCGAATTCTGATGCAGAAGTTACAAAAGTATAAACCTCGTATAGCAGCTTTCAATGGAAAAT gTATTTATGAAATTTTTAGTAAAGAAGTTTTTGGAATAAAAGTTAAGAACTTGGAATTTGGACTGCAGCCACACAAGGTGCCAGATACAGAAACT CTCTGCTATGTTATGCCATCATCCAGTGCAAGATGTGCTCAGTTTCCTCGTGCACAAGATAAAGTTCATTACTACATAAAGCTGAAAGACTTAAGAGATCAACTGAAAGGCATTGCACCCAACACAGAGGTGCAGGAGGTGCAGTACACATTTGACTTGCAACTTGCACAAG AGGATGCTAAAAAGATGGCtgtcaaagaagaaaaatatgatcCAGGTTATGAAGCAGCATATGGAGGAGCTTACTGTGATCGTGCACCGTATGAAAGTGAACAGTGCAATTTCTCTTCAAATGGAACTG CAGCAAGCAATCCCCAGTTCTGTGAGGGGTTGCCCTTTGGTGAGGTTCCTAATGGACAATGGATGGCACATTCCTTTGCAGACCAGATTCCAGAGTTCAGCGCTGGTGGGACgcaggaagaagagggaagcaGTGCGTGA
- the HSP90B1 gene encoding endoplasmin isoform X1: MKSVWGLVLACTLLLAVSVRADEVDVDGTVEDDLGKSREGSRTDDEVVQREEEAIQLDGLNAAQIKEIREKSEKFAFQAEVNRMMKLIINSLYKNKEIFLRELISNASDALDKIRLISLTDENALSGNEELTVKIKCDKEKNMLHVTDTGIGMTKEELVKNLGTIAKSGTSEFLNKMTEMQDDSQSTSELIGQFGVGFYSAFLVADRVIVTSKHNNDTQHIWESDSNEFSVIDDPRGNTLGRGTTITLVLKEEASDYLELDTVKNLVKKYSQFINFPIYVWSSKTETVEEPIEEEEAKEKEETDDDEAAVEEEEEEKKPKTKKVEKTVWDWELMNDIKPIWQRPSKEVEEDEYKAFYKTFSKEHDDPMAYIHFTAEGEVTFKSILFVPNSAPRGLFDEYGSKKSDFIKLYVRRVFITDDFHDMMPKYLNFVKGVVDSDDLPLNVSRETLQQHKLLKVIRKKLVRKTLDMIKKIAEEKYNDTFWKEFGTNVKLGVIEDHSNRTRLAKLLRFQSSHHESNLTSLDQYVERMKEKQDKIYFMAGASRKEAESSPFVERLLKKGYEVIYLTEPVDEYCIQALPEFDGKRFQNVAKEGVKFEESEKSKESREALEKEFEPLLNWMKDKALKDKIEKAVLSQRLTQSPCALVASQYGWSGNMERIMKAQAYQTGKDISTNYYASQKKTFEINPRHPLIKDMLRRVKENEDDKTVSDLAVVLFETATLRSGYMLPDTKEYGDRIERMLRLSLNIDLDAKVEEEPEEPEDAAEEADEDEEEVDADAEDSETQKESTDVKDEL; the protein is encoded by the exons ATGAAGTCCGTGTGGGGGCTGGTGTTGGCCTGCACGCTGCTTCTGGCCG TATCGGTTAGAGCTGATGAGGTGGATGTGGATGGCACTGTAGAAGATGACTTAGGTAAAAGCAGAGAAGGGTCTCGAACAGACGATGAAGTTGTGCAGAG AGAAGAAGAAGCTATCCAGCTTGATGGCCTAAATGCAGCTCAGATcaaagaaatcagagaaaaatctgAGAAGTTTGCATTTCAAGCAGAAGTGAACAGAATGATGAAGCTTATTATCAATTctttgtataaaaataaagag attttCCTTAGGGAACTTATTTCAAATGCTTCGGATGCTTTAGATAAGATACGGTTAATATCCTTAACTGATGAAAATGCTCTTTCTGGTAACGAGGAACTTACAGTTAAAATCAAG tgtgataAAGAGAAGAACATGCTTCATGTTACAGATACGGGTATTGGCATGACAAAAGAGGAGTTAGTTAAAAACCTGGGTACCATTGCAAAGTCTGGTACAAGTGAATTCTTGAACAAGATGACAGAAATGCAGGATGATAGCCAGTCAACATCTGAGTTGATCGGCCAGTTTGGGGTTGgcttttattctgctttcttaGTAGCAGACAGGGTTATTGTGACATCAAAACACAACAATGATACCCAGCATATATGGGAGTCAGATTCAAATGAATTCTCTGTGATCGATGACCCAAGAGGAAACACTTTAGGACGTGGCACAACCATAAC ccTTGTCTTGAAGGAGGAAGCATCCGATTATCTTGAGCTGGACACTGTTAAAAATCTAGTGAAGAAATACTCACAATTCATAAATTTCCCCATATATGTGTGGAGCAGCAAG ACAGAGACTGTTGAAGAACCCattgaagaggaagaagcaaaggagaaagaagaaacagatgaTGATGAAGCTGCAGttgaagaagaagaggaagaaaagaaaccaaaaactAAGAAG GTTGAAAAGACTGTCTGGGATTGGGAGCTCATGAATGACATAAAACCAATCTGGCAGAGACCATCTAAAGAAGTTGAAGAAGATGAATACAAAGCTTTTTACAAAACCTTCTCCAAG gaaCATGACGACCCAATGGCTTACATCCACTTTACTGCTGAGGGAGAAGTAACTTTCAAATCTATCTTGTTTGTTCCTAATTCTGCTCCACGTGGCTTGTTTGATGAATATGGATCCAAAAAAAGTGATTTCATTAAG CTGTATGTTCGAAGAGTGTTCATCACTGATGACTTCCATGACATGATGCCAAAATACCTTAACTTTGTTAAGGGTGTT GTGGATTCTGATGATCTTCCTTTGAATGTATCTCGTGAAACACTTCAGCAGCATAAATTGCTAAAG gtGATCAGAAAGAAACTCGTTCGCAAAACTCTTGATATGATCAAGAagattgcagaagaaaaatacaatgaCACATTCTGGAAAGAGTTTGGTACTAATGTAAAGCTTGGAGTTATTGAAGATCACTCTAATCGTACACGACTGGCTAAACTTCTTCGCTTCCAGTCTTCTCATCATGAGAGTAACCTTACAAGCCTTGACCAGTATGtggaaagaatgaaagagaagcaagacaaaatttatttcatgGCAGGTGCCAGCAGAAAGGAG GCGGAGTCCTCACCATTTGTTGAACGCCTTCTGAAAAAGGGCTATGAAGTCATCTATCTGACTGAACCTGTAGATGAATACTGTATTCAGGCTCTCCCAGAGTTTGATGGCAAGAGGTTTCAGAATGTAGCAAAAGAAGGAGTTAAGTTTGAAGAGAGTGAAAAGTCTAAGGAGAGTCGGGAGGCCTTGGAAAAGGAATTTGAACCACTCTTAAATTGGATGAAAGACAAAGCTCTAAAAGACAAG ATAGAGAAAGCTGTGCTATCTCAACGTTTAACCCAGTCTCCGTGTGCTCTTGTGGCTAGTCAGTATGGATGGTCTGGTAACATGGAAAGAATCATGAAGGCTCAAGCTTACCAAACTGGGAAGGATATATCTACAAA TTACTATGCTAGCCAAAAGAAGACATTTGAAATCAATCCCAGGCATCCTCTGATCAAGGACATGTTGAGGCGAGTCAAG GAAAATGAAGATGACAAAACAGTTTCAGATCTTGCAGTGGTATTGTTTGAAACTGCAACCTTGAGATCAGGATATATGCTACCAGACACGAAGGAATATGGAGACAGAATAGAAAGGATGCTTCGCCTAAGTTTAAACATTGACCTGGATGCAAAG GTGGAAGAGGAACCTGAAGAGCCTGAAGATGCAGCTGAGGAGgcagatgaagatgaagaggaGGTAGATGCTGATGCTGAAGACAGTGAAACACAGAAG GAATCCACAGATGTGAAAGATGAACTGTAA
- the UQCC6 gene encoding ubiquinol-cytochrome c reductase complex assembly factor 6, translated as MPAGVPWPTYLKALAASMLAMFAGAEVVHRYYRPDLSIPEIPPKPGELKTELLGLKARSSEVQTSQQ; from the exons ATGCCCGCCGGCGTGCCCTGGCCCACCTACCTGAAGGCGCTGGCGGCCAGCATGCTCGCCATGTTCGCCGGTGCCGAAGTCGTGCATAGGTACTACAGGCCTGACCTT AGTATACCTGAAATACCTCCTAAGCCTGGAGAACTGAAAACAGAACTGTTGGGTCTAAAAGCAAGATCAAGCGAAGTTCAGACTTCACAGCAGTGA
- the HSP90B1 gene encoding endoplasmin isoform X2 codes for MWARLHDVFHCPNREEEAIQLDGLNAAQIKEIREKSEKFAFQAEVNRMMKLIINSLYKNKEIFLRELISNASDALDKIRLISLTDENALSGNEELTVKIKCDKEKNMLHVTDTGIGMTKEELVKNLGTIAKSGTSEFLNKMTEMQDDSQSTSELIGQFGVGFYSAFLVADRVIVTSKHNNDTQHIWESDSNEFSVIDDPRGNTLGRGTTITLVLKEEASDYLELDTVKNLVKKYSQFINFPIYVWSSKTETVEEPIEEEEAKEKEETDDDEAAVEEEEEEKKPKTKKVEKTVWDWELMNDIKPIWQRPSKEVEEDEYKAFYKTFSKEHDDPMAYIHFTAEGEVTFKSILFVPNSAPRGLFDEYGSKKSDFIKLYVRRVFITDDFHDMMPKYLNFVKGVVDSDDLPLNVSRETLQQHKLLKVIRKKLVRKTLDMIKKIAEEKYNDTFWKEFGTNVKLGVIEDHSNRTRLAKLLRFQSSHHESNLTSLDQYVERMKEKQDKIYFMAGASRKEAESSPFVERLLKKGYEVIYLTEPVDEYCIQALPEFDGKRFQNVAKEGVKFEESEKSKESREALEKEFEPLLNWMKDKALKDKIEKAVLSQRLTQSPCALVASQYGWSGNMERIMKAQAYQTGKDISTNYYASQKKTFEINPRHPLIKDMLRRVKENEDDKTVSDLAVVLFETATLRSGYMLPDTKEYGDRIERMLRLSLNIDLDAKVEEEPEEPEDAAEEADEDEEEVDADAEDSETQKESTDVKDEL; via the exons ATGTGGGCAAGACTGCATGATGTGTTTCATTGTCCTAACAGAGAAGAAGAAGCTATCCAGCTTGATGGCCTAAATGCAGCTCAGATcaaagaaatcagagaaaaatctgAGAAGTTTGCATTTCAAGCAGAAGTGAACAGAATGATGAAGCTTATTATCAATTctttgtataaaaataaagag attttCCTTAGGGAACTTATTTCAAATGCTTCGGATGCTTTAGATAAGATACGGTTAATATCCTTAACTGATGAAAATGCTCTTTCTGGTAACGAGGAACTTACAGTTAAAATCAAG tgtgataAAGAGAAGAACATGCTTCATGTTACAGATACGGGTATTGGCATGACAAAAGAGGAGTTAGTTAAAAACCTGGGTACCATTGCAAAGTCTGGTACAAGTGAATTCTTGAACAAGATGACAGAAATGCAGGATGATAGCCAGTCAACATCTGAGTTGATCGGCCAGTTTGGGGTTGgcttttattctgctttcttaGTAGCAGACAGGGTTATTGTGACATCAAAACACAACAATGATACCCAGCATATATGGGAGTCAGATTCAAATGAATTCTCTGTGATCGATGACCCAAGAGGAAACACTTTAGGACGTGGCACAACCATAAC ccTTGTCTTGAAGGAGGAAGCATCCGATTATCTTGAGCTGGACACTGTTAAAAATCTAGTGAAGAAATACTCACAATTCATAAATTTCCCCATATATGTGTGGAGCAGCAAG ACAGAGACTGTTGAAGAACCCattgaagaggaagaagcaaaggagaaagaagaaacagatgaTGATGAAGCTGCAGttgaagaagaagaggaagaaaagaaaccaaaaactAAGAAG GTTGAAAAGACTGTCTGGGATTGGGAGCTCATGAATGACATAAAACCAATCTGGCAGAGACCATCTAAAGAAGTTGAAGAAGATGAATACAAAGCTTTTTACAAAACCTTCTCCAAG gaaCATGACGACCCAATGGCTTACATCCACTTTACTGCTGAGGGAGAAGTAACTTTCAAATCTATCTTGTTTGTTCCTAATTCTGCTCCACGTGGCTTGTTTGATGAATATGGATCCAAAAAAAGTGATTTCATTAAG CTGTATGTTCGAAGAGTGTTCATCACTGATGACTTCCATGACATGATGCCAAAATACCTTAACTTTGTTAAGGGTGTT GTGGATTCTGATGATCTTCCTTTGAATGTATCTCGTGAAACACTTCAGCAGCATAAATTGCTAAAG gtGATCAGAAAGAAACTCGTTCGCAAAACTCTTGATATGATCAAGAagattgcagaagaaaaatacaatgaCACATTCTGGAAAGAGTTTGGTACTAATGTAAAGCTTGGAGTTATTGAAGATCACTCTAATCGTACACGACTGGCTAAACTTCTTCGCTTCCAGTCTTCTCATCATGAGAGTAACCTTACAAGCCTTGACCAGTATGtggaaagaatgaaagagaagcaagacaaaatttatttcatgGCAGGTGCCAGCAGAAAGGAG GCGGAGTCCTCACCATTTGTTGAACGCCTTCTGAAAAAGGGCTATGAAGTCATCTATCTGACTGAACCTGTAGATGAATACTGTATTCAGGCTCTCCCAGAGTTTGATGGCAAGAGGTTTCAGAATGTAGCAAAAGAAGGAGTTAAGTTTGAAGAGAGTGAAAAGTCTAAGGAGAGTCGGGAGGCCTTGGAAAAGGAATTTGAACCACTCTTAAATTGGATGAAAGACAAAGCTCTAAAAGACAAG ATAGAGAAAGCTGTGCTATCTCAACGTTTAACCCAGTCTCCGTGTGCTCTTGTGGCTAGTCAGTATGGATGGTCTGGTAACATGGAAAGAATCATGAAGGCTCAAGCTTACCAAACTGGGAAGGATATATCTACAAA TTACTATGCTAGCCAAAAGAAGACATTTGAAATCAATCCCAGGCATCCTCTGATCAAGGACATGTTGAGGCGAGTCAAG GAAAATGAAGATGACAAAACAGTTTCAGATCTTGCAGTGGTATTGTTTGAAACTGCAACCTTGAGATCAGGATATATGCTACCAGACACGAAGGAATATGGAGACAGAATAGAAAGGATGCTTCGCCTAAGTTTAAACATTGACCTGGATGCAAAG GTGGAAGAGGAACCTGAAGAGCCTGAAGATGCAGCTGAGGAGgcagatgaagatgaagaggaGGTAGATGCTGATGCTGAAGACAGTGAAACACAGAAG GAATCCACAGATGTGAAAGATGAACTGTAA
- the TDG gene encoding G/T mismatch-specific thymine DNA glycosylase isoform X1, which yields MEAEELGRYYAYLQQAQAFYTFPFHQMMTAAPNMEIMAEQPTLEGIAEPNIAQEPPKEAKRGGRKRKAKATEPKQPKKTAAKKEKSAKSKGKQEKITDTFKVKRKVDRFNGVSEAELLTKTLPDILTFDLDIVIIGINPGLMAAYKGHHYPGPGNHFWKCLFMSGLSNEQLNHMDDHTLPHKYGIGFTNMVERTTPGSKDLSSKEFREGGRILMQKLQKYKPRIAAFNGKCIYEIFSKEVFGIKVKNLEFGLQPHKVPDTETLCYVMPSSSARCAQFPRAQDKVHYYIKLKDLRDQLKGIAPNTEVQEVQYTFDLQLAQEDAKKMAVKEEKYDPGYEAAYGGAYCDRAPYESEQCNFSSNGTAASNPQFCEGLPFGEVPNGQWMAHSFADQIPEFSAGGTQEEEGSSA from the exons ATGGAGGCCGAGGAGTTGGGAAG ATATTACGCGTATCTTCAGCAAGCTCAAGCTTTTTACACATTTCCGTTCCATCAAATGATGACTGCAGCGCCTAACATGGAAATCATGGCTGAGCAGCCGACTCTAGAGGGCATTGCAGAGCCAAACATTGCTCAGGAGCCTCCTAAAG aagctaaaagaggaggaaggaaaagaaaagccaaagcaaCTGAGCCAAAGCAACCCAAAAAGACTGctgctaaaaaagaaaagtcagcCAAATCCAAaggcaaacaagaaaaaatcaCAGATACTTTTAAAGTCAAAAGAAAAGTGGACCGTTTTAATGGTGTATCTGAAGCTGAGCTTCTGACCAAGACTTTACCTGATATTTTGACCTTTGATCTGGACATTGTAATA ATTGGTATAAACCCTGGCTTGATGGCAGCTTACAAAGGACATCATTACCCTGGACCTGGAAAccattttt GGAAGTGTCTGTTCATGTCTGGCCTAAGTAATGAACAGCTGAACCATATGGATGACCACACCTTGCCGCATAAATATGGGATCGGATTTACAAACATGGTTGAAAGGACAACACCTGGAAGCAAGGACCTCTCCAG CAAGGAGTTTCGGGAAGGAGGGCGAATTCTGATGCAGAAGTTACAAAAGTATAAACCTCGTATAGCAGCTTTCAATGGAAAAT gTATTTATGAAATTTTTAGTAAAGAAGTTTTTGGAATAAAAGTTAAGAACTTGGAATTTGGACTGCAGCCACACAAGGTGCCAGATACAGAAACT CTCTGCTATGTTATGCCATCATCCAGTGCAAGATGTGCTCAGTTTCCTCGTGCACAAGATAAAGTTCATTACTACATAAAGCTGAAAGACTTAAGAGATCAACTGAAAGGCATTGCACCCAACACAGAGGTGCAGGAGGTGCAGTACACATTTGACTTGCAACTTGCACAAG AGGATGCTAAAAAGATGGCtgtcaaagaagaaaaatatgatcCAGGTTATGAAGCAGCATATGGAGGAGCTTACTGTGATCGTGCACCGTATGAAAGTGAACAGTGCAATTTCTCTTCAAATGGAACTG CAGCAAGCAATCCCCAGTTCTGTGAGGGGTTGCCCTTTGGTGAGGTTCCTAATGGACAATGGATGGCACATTCCTTTGCAGACCAGATTCCAGAGTTCAGCGCTGGTGGGACgcaggaagaagagggaagcaGTGCGTGA
- the TDG gene encoding G/T mismatch-specific thymine DNA glycosylase isoform X2, giving the protein MEAEELGRYYAYLQQAQAFYTFPFHQMMTAAPNMEIMAEQPTLEGIAEPNIAQEPPKEAKRGGRKRKAKATEPKQPKKTAAKKEKSAKSKGKQEKITDTFKVKRKVDRFNGVSEAELLTKTLPDILTFDLDIVIIGINPGLMAAYKGHHYPGPGNHFWKCLFMSGLSNEQLNHMDDHTLPHKYGIGFTNMVERTTPGSKDLSSKEFREGGRILMQKLQKYKPRIAAFNGKCIYEIFSKEVFGIKVKNLEFGLQPHKVPDTETLCYVMPSSSARCAQFPRAQDKVHYYIKLKDLRDQLKGIAPNTEVQEVQYTFDLQLAQEDAKKMAVKEEKYDPGYEAAYGGAYCDRAPYESEQCNFSSNGTASNPQFCEGLPFGEVPNGQWMAHSFADQIPEFSAGGTQEEEGSSA; this is encoded by the exons ATGGAGGCCGAGGAGTTGGGAAG ATATTACGCGTATCTTCAGCAAGCTCAAGCTTTTTACACATTTCCGTTCCATCAAATGATGACTGCAGCGCCTAACATGGAAATCATGGCTGAGCAGCCGACTCTAGAGGGCATTGCAGAGCCAAACATTGCTCAGGAGCCTCCTAAAG aagctaaaagaggaggaaggaaaagaaaagccaaagcaaCTGAGCCAAAGCAACCCAAAAAGACTGctgctaaaaaagaaaagtcagcCAAATCCAAaggcaaacaagaaaaaatcaCAGATACTTTTAAAGTCAAAAGAAAAGTGGACCGTTTTAATGGTGTATCTGAAGCTGAGCTTCTGACCAAGACTTTACCTGATATTTTGACCTTTGATCTGGACATTGTAATA ATTGGTATAAACCCTGGCTTGATGGCAGCTTACAAAGGACATCATTACCCTGGACCTGGAAAccattttt GGAAGTGTCTGTTCATGTCTGGCCTAAGTAATGAACAGCTGAACCATATGGATGACCACACCTTGCCGCATAAATATGGGATCGGATTTACAAACATGGTTGAAAGGACAACACCTGGAAGCAAGGACCTCTCCAG CAAGGAGTTTCGGGAAGGAGGGCGAATTCTGATGCAGAAGTTACAAAAGTATAAACCTCGTATAGCAGCTTTCAATGGAAAAT gTATTTATGAAATTTTTAGTAAAGAAGTTTTTGGAATAAAAGTTAAGAACTTGGAATTTGGACTGCAGCCACACAAGGTGCCAGATACAGAAACT CTCTGCTATGTTATGCCATCATCCAGTGCAAGATGTGCTCAGTTTCCTCGTGCACAAGATAAAGTTCATTACTACATAAAGCTGAAAGACTTAAGAGATCAACTGAAAGGCATTGCACCCAACACAGAGGTGCAGGAGGTGCAGTACACATTTGACTTGCAACTTGCACAAG AGGATGCTAAAAAGATGGCtgtcaaagaagaaaaatatgatcCAGGTTATGAAGCAGCATATGGAGGAGCTTACTGTGATCGTGCACCGTATGAAAGTGAACAGTGCAATTTCTCTTCAAATGGAACTG CAAGCAATCCCCAGTTCTGTGAGGGGTTGCCCTTTGGTGAGGTTCCTAATGGACAATGGATGGCACATTCCTTTGCAGACCAGATTCCAGAGTTCAGCGCTGGTGGGACgcaggaagaagagggaagcaGTGCGTGA